A single window of Acidobacteriota bacterium DNA harbors:
- a CDS encoding ATP-binding cassette domain-containing protein has protein sequence MRHTRLVSFKNVSIGLPDRLLVRGLSFSVQSGRLLALVGANGCGKSTILNLVESRHTGRDDLSDDSDVRASGEINLAPGISLVHLPQLLQANRDLVHRNYSLLPELSGRAVRLCDEFQVIEAAEPADRLSDGEIQKRAIIRTLLEDHDLYLLDEPTNYLDIAGITAFENHVAALKDRGKGIILVTHDRTLTDNLADSTLLISEHGIYRTVGGCSRARSVRSTDLASRHRLAKAIKRKIGELQDDCRRRAGWAAQKEKQKIGARGAKAHISRLSKKMAKRAKAIQRRAEREVERLTETRPFVPKKLHLQFPPYDVRNRRVFSLDGVSFRYDGPSGAEATRDESRLLQDISLSATTRDKICLMGANGSGKSTIIRLIQRQLTPLAGRCYLNDGVTTEYVPQGLEGFFKAGTLLDNFAACNCNETAVRQHLGAALIRKDKAREPIDRFSYGELMRAAIVKCILSRAEFLYLDEPTSHLDIESIEVLEELLCGFAGGFLLISHDRSFVGNVADSLHMLRDARLTMV, from the coding sequence GTGCGACACACAAGGCTGGTCAGCTTCAAGAATGTATCCATAGGCCTCCCGGATCGTCTTCTCGTCAGAGGCCTCTCCTTTTCCGTTCAGAGCGGACGGTTGCTGGCGCTGGTCGGCGCGAACGGGTGCGGCAAGTCGACCATCCTGAATCTCGTGGAATCAAGGCATACCGGTCGTGACGATCTGTCGGACGATTCGGATGTCCGGGCGAGCGGAGAGATCAACCTGGCGCCGGGGATCTCGCTGGTACATCTGCCCCAGTTGCTCCAAGCCAACCGGGACCTCGTCCATCGCAATTACAGCCTGCTGCCGGAATTATCCGGCCGGGCCGTAAGACTGTGCGACGAATTCCAGGTGATAGAGGCCGCGGAACCCGCCGACAGGCTCTCCGACGGCGAGATACAAAAACGCGCCATCATCCGCACTTTGCTGGAAGACCACGACCTGTACTTGCTGGACGAGCCGACCAACTACCTGGACATCGCGGGCATCACCGCCTTCGAAAACCACGTGGCGGCACTGAAAGACCGGGGTAAGGGCATTATTCTGGTCACTCACGATCGCACCCTGACGGACAACCTGGCCGACAGCACTCTCCTCATTTCGGAGCACGGCATCTACCGGACTGTCGGGGGATGCAGCCGGGCACGGTCAGTCAGGAGCACCGACCTCGCCTCGCGTCATCGGCTCGCGAAGGCAATAAAGAGAAAAATCGGCGAGTTGCAGGACGACTGCCGGCGGAGGGCGGGTTGGGCCGCTCAGAAAGAAAAGCAGAAGATCGGGGCGCGGGGGGCCAAAGCGCATATCAGCCGGCTTTCAAAAAAGATGGCCAAGCGTGCCAAGGCAATACAGCGACGCGCCGAAAGAGAGGTTGAACGACTCACCGAGACCAGGCCTTTCGTGCCCAAGAAGCTGCACCTGCAGTTTCCTCCTTACGACGTCAGGAACCGGCGGGTCTTCTCGCTTGACGGCGTGAGTTTCCGGTATGACGGCCCGTCAGGGGCCGAAGCCACGCGTGATGAAAGCCGGCTACTGCAGGACATCAGCCTGTCGGCCACCACGCGGGACAAGATATGCCTGATGGGGGCCAACGGCTCCGGCAAATCTACAATCATCCGTCTCATCCAGAGGCAACTGACCCCCCTGGCAGGCAGGTGCTACCTTAACGACGGGGTGACGACGGAGTACGTCCCCCAGGGACTGGAGGGCTTTTTCAAAGCCGGCACTCTGCTGGACAACTTCGCGGCCTGCAACTGCAACGAAACAGCCGTCCGCCAGCATCTGGGGGCGGCGCTCATCCGGAAAGACAAGGCGCGGGAACCGATCGACCGCTTTTCCTACGGCGAATTGATGCGAGCGGCGATTGTAAAGTGCATCCTGTCGCGAGCCGAGTTCCTGTACCTGGACGAGCCCACCTCACACCTGGACATCGAGTCCATAGAGGTTCTCGAGGAACTGCTCTGCGGCTTCGCCGGTGGATTCCTCCTGATCAGCCACGACCGCTCGTTCGTGGGCAACGTCGCCGACAGCCTGCACATGCTGCGGGATGCGAGGCTGACAATGGTGTGA
- a CDS encoding T9SS type A sorting domain-containing protein has protein sequence MRNAFQSLKFTVLLAFIVLAPLILSTAVKTATPPGDVDPNGSGAYGQAPACLEVSPDTLWFFGNLCWTTLTPDEMDSQFVMVSNCDTGTLEWVASVDQSWIGLEPDSGQNFDSVAVWIVWSEIPDFFTPPLPGDTILLSAIITVEAPGATNSPQHVTAMLGLYCESDSWILVVEPSRFDLVAAPGDTLVETFYVSEASGREVEFELSNSSDWLTFPPSVDSLTTPDSVQFYVSTAGLSPGVYHDTILAFTYAEPSNSPVRVPVELTVYDTGGLELAVDPTHLEFVATTGIPLENSLYIWEKSGDTTVILSFWNSSSWLQLPLFLVAPTTPTTLWVTVDPAGLLPGVYHDTVVISGYDSTTWIGDLAVPVTLTVPGDSDLVVLTEPMSFNWTVNQGEKVYDSLFVDERFGRSVEFMVYSLRPWLIVPGSGTDIFATPETLHIGGDATSLDPGTYTDSIIVFPAIDCTFVSAAVDPMLFPIVLVPVAMTVVPSRPVVHTIPTHFAFTLNQGDTLDNQCLLVYEESGGNVPFAVQTTQGSSWLQPGPGPTDMGVTPDTVCFAICTDMLPPGIYVDSLMIFDPLDDTLSFEPVKVPVVLTIAGEPPEWVVETQPASLHYALPEETVLYDSLLVYEKYGFMAHFVIFNGSSWLDILSVPPPPGVFVTPEMIDLRIHTDSLPLGIYYDTIHIYPDTGWSDPFLPVAVPVVLTMAPPEPILHVVPERFDLSLNTGDSLLGQRMWVYEESGGIVPFAVYTALGSPWLQIWPDSTWMRHTPDSVHFDVYAGSLPAGVYTDTIIVTNSLAQIPLNAEVKVPVVLTVSGGPSEWVVKTVPTSFYFSMPDEYIVFDSLWVYEEGGQPAHFFVSDRRIWLDIVSTPPPAGVFVTPTMLTIKVHTDSLSYGTYYDTIDIFPDTGWPDPFEAVHIPVMLDVVPGWVGDSLLIPSLVFGTPFPSPQPVLCVLTKSASGATIPIEIPPGVTVHDVSFEGLPTESWDFKLVDIKNDSGFVVVNLANSSGKYIPAGVTWLFDIEFSTSMDCRDDQYIHWDTALSADPSRQLKFSDVMHQTFVVGFDYYRDSTLIPGYTPGDCDGVPPVDIGDLTSMIGYMFLGEPAPLELNALDVNGDCGGPDIGDITYFIAYLFLFGEELRCGCLGADVPVAAKLSTDVRILTAWEGGATIISLASPHDVRGLQLELSGPEDASAVKLTGEEFDLVYGQAGSVVKLGLFDADGGTMIPAGTTPVIRLDGEYEVTSALVADENHHVITPLVNGAARGSAMPADFALEQNYPNPFNPATDIKFSLREASHVRLEVYNIMGQRVATLVDKRLEAGSHVVTWDASDAASGVYLYRLQAGDFTHTRKMTLLK, from the coding sequence ATGCGTAACGCCTTTCAGTCCCTTAAGTTCACGGTGCTGCTCGCCTTCATTGTTCTTGCTCCACTGATCCTCTCCACCGCAGTCAAAACGGCCACTCCGCCGGGCGACGTGGATCCAAACGGTTCCGGCGCCTACGGTCAGGCACCAGCCTGCCTGGAGGTCAGTCCCGATACCCTCTGGTTCTTCGGCAACCTCTGCTGGACCACTTTGACGCCGGACGAGATGGACTCTCAATTTGTCATGGTGTCCAATTGCGACACCGGGACGCTGGAGTGGGTAGCCTCGGTCGACCAATCCTGGATCGGCCTCGAGCCTGACAGCGGCCAGAATTTCGATTCAGTGGCCGTATGGATTGTATGGTCGGAAATCCCGGATTTCTTCACGCCTCCATTGCCGGGCGATACGATACTGCTGTCAGCCATCATCACGGTGGAGGCTCCTGGTGCGACTAACTCGCCGCAGCATGTCACTGCCATGCTTGGCCTGTACTGCGAGTCGGATTCCTGGATACTTGTCGTCGAGCCATCCCGGTTCGATCTCGTCGCGGCCCCGGGGGATACACTCGTCGAGACGTTCTACGTCTCAGAGGCGAGCGGGCGAGAGGTCGAGTTTGAGCTTTCCAACAGCAGCGATTGGCTGACGTTTCCGCCTTCCGTTGATTCTCTCACCACGCCGGATTCCGTTCAGTTTTATGTGTCGACGGCGGGCCTGTCACCGGGAGTGTATCACGATACTATACTGGCCTTTACGTACGCCGAGCCGTCGAATTCGCCCGTCCGGGTCCCGGTTGAGTTGACCGTGTACGACACCGGCGGCCTGGAGCTGGCGGTCGATCCCACGCACCTTGAGTTCGTTGCGACGACGGGCATACCGCTTGAAAACTCGCTGTACATCTGGGAAAAGAGCGGTGATACAACCGTCATACTGTCCTTCTGGAACAGCAGCTCCTGGCTGCAACTGCCCTTGTTCCTGGTGGCCCCGACCACGCCGACGACGCTGTGGGTAACGGTTGATCCCGCCGGGTTGCTGCCGGGTGTCTACCATGACACTGTCGTGATTTCCGGCTACGATTCCACCACATGGATCGGCGACCTTGCCGTGCCGGTTACGCTTACCGTCCCGGGTGACTCCGACCTCGTGGTGCTGACCGAGCCGATGTCGTTCAACTGGACGGTGAATCAGGGCGAAAAGGTGTACGATTCGCTCTTCGTCGATGAACGCTTTGGCCGGTCGGTGGAGTTCATGGTATACAGCCTGCGACCCTGGCTGATCGTCCCAGGGTCAGGCACGGATATCTTTGCTACCCCCGAGACTCTTCACATCGGAGGTGACGCTACGTCACTTGATCCGGGTACGTACACCGACTCGATCATTGTATTCCCGGCCATTGATTGTACCTTTGTATCCGCGGCCGTCGATCCGATGCTGTTTCCGATCGTGCTGGTTCCGGTGGCGATGACGGTCGTTCCCTCGCGGCCAGTGGTTCACACCATCCCCACCCATTTTGCGTTTACCCTCAACCAGGGTGACACGCTCGACAACCAGTGCCTGCTGGTGTATGAAGAGAGCGGCGGCAACGTGCCGTTTGCCGTGCAGACGACCCAGGGAAGCAGCTGGCTGCAACCGGGCCCAGGCCCCACGGACATGGGTGTGACCCCGGATACCGTGTGCTTCGCCATCTGTACGGACATGCTCCCGCCAGGCATCTACGTGGACAGCCTTATGATTTTCGACCCGCTTGATGACACCCTGTCGTTTGAGCCCGTCAAGGTGCCGGTTGTCCTGACCATCGCCGGCGAACCACCGGAGTGGGTGGTGGAGACGCAGCCGGCCTCGCTGCACTATGCTCTGCCCGAAGAGACCGTGCTGTATGATTCGCTGCTGGTGTACGAAAAATACGGTTTCATGGCTCACTTCGTCATTTTCAACGGCAGCTCATGGCTTGACATTCTATCGGTACCTCCCCCGCCGGGTGTCTTTGTTACCCCGGAGATGATTGACCTGAGAATCCACACGGATTCGCTGCCGCTCGGCATCTACTACGATACCATCCACATCTACCCGGATACCGGCTGGTCGGATCCCTTCCTTCCGGTGGCGGTTCCCGTCGTCCTGACCATGGCGCCGCCGGAACCGATCCTGCACGTTGTGCCGGAGCGCTTTGATTTGAGCCTGAACACCGGCGACAGTCTCCTTGGCCAGAGGATGTGGGTATATGAGGAGAGCGGCGGCATCGTGCCGTTTGCGGTCTACACCGCGCTCGGCAGCCCGTGGCTCCAGATTTGGCCCGACTCGACGTGGATGCGACACACGCCGGATTCCGTGCATTTCGACGTGTACGCGGGCAGCCTGCCGGCCGGAGTGTACACCGACACTATTATCGTCACCAACTCGCTGGCGCAGATTCCACTTAATGCCGAAGTAAAGGTGCCGGTGGTGCTGACGGTTTCAGGCGGGCCGTCGGAATGGGTCGTCAAGACCGTACCCACGTCGTTTTACTTTTCGATGCCGGATGAATACATAGTCTTTGACTCGCTCTGGGTGTACGAGGAGGGCGGTCAGCCGGCACACTTCTTCGTCAGCGATCGACGCATATGGCTCGACATCGTTTCGACGCCACCGCCCGCGGGTGTTTTTGTGACGCCGACGATGCTGACGATAAAGGTTCACACCGATTCGCTTTCCTACGGCACCTACTACGATACTATCGACATATTCCCGGACACCGGGTGGCCGGATCCGTTCGAGGCCGTTCATATTCCCGTAATGCTGGACGTGGTGCCCGGGTGGGTCGGAGATTCACTTCTGATTCCGTCGCTCGTATTCGGCACTCCTTTCCCGTCGCCTCAACCGGTTTTGTGCGTGCTGACCAAATCGGCGTCAGGGGCCACCATCCCCATCGAGATTCCACCGGGTGTCACGGTGCATGACGTGTCATTTGAGGGTTTGCCGACGGAATCGTGGGACTTCAAACTGGTCGATATTAAGAATGATTCCGGGTTCGTGGTGGTTAACCTGGCCAACAGCTCCGGCAAGTACATCCCGGCCGGGGTGACCTGGTTGTTCGACATTGAGTTCTCCACGTCGATGGACTGCCGCGACGATCAGTATATTCACTGGGATACGGCGCTGTCGGCTGACCCGTCCAGGCAACTGAAGTTCTCGGACGTGATGCACCAGACCTTCGTGGTCGGGTTTGACTACTACCGTGACTCGACCCTGATTCCCGGCTATACACCGGGCGACTGCGACGGTGTCCCGCCCGTCGACATCGGCGATCTGACCTCAATGATCGGCTACATGTTCCTGGGTGAGCCTGCTCCCCTCGAACTGAACGCGCTGGACGTCAACGGCGACTGCGGCGGCCCGGACATCGGCGACATAACTTACTTTATCGCCTACCTGTTCCTCTTCGGAGAAGAGCTTCGCTGCGGCTGCCTTGGCGCTGACGTACCGGTCGCGGCCAAGCTGAGCACCGATGTTCGGATTCTTACGGCGTGGGAAGGTGGCGCGACGATTATCAGCCTGGCGTCACCCCACGACGTGCGCGGGTTGCAGCTCGAGTTGAGCGGTCCCGAGGACGCGTCGGCGGTGAAGCTGACTGGTGAGGAGTTCGACCTCGTGTATGGGCAGGCCGGCAGTGTTGTCAAGCTCGGGCTGTTCGACGCTGACGGCGGCACGATGATACCGGCCGGTACGACGCCGGTTATCCGCCTTGACGGCGAGTATGAGGTCACCTCCGCACTCGTAGCCGACGAGAATCACCATGTCATTACGCCGCTTGTCAACGGTGCGGCCAGGGGTAGCGCCATGCCCGCTGACTTTGCGTTGGAACAGAACTACCCGAATCCGTTTAACCCGGCGACGGATATTAAGTTCAGCCTTCGTGAGGCGTCACACGTGCGGCTGGAGGTTTACAATATCATGGGCCAGAGAGTCGCCACGCTGGTCGACAAACGGCTCGAAGCCGGGTCGCACGTCGTCACTTGGGATGCCAGCGATGCGGCCAGCGGCGTCTACCTGTACCGGCTGCAGGCCGGTGATTTCACCCATACCAGGAAGATGACGCTGCTGAAGTAG
- the rsgA gene encoding ribosome small subunit-dependent GTPase A has protein sequence MNLRDLGWDRSLEKQFESFQKKGLTPARVARERRRDYVVFSSQGELVAKVSGKFRHAARSRAELPTVGDWVGLVVRPDEQRGTIHVLLPRKSSFSRKAVLSGGMPDTGGRTEQQVLAANVDVVFLVGGLDGDFNLRRIERYVAVAWDSGAIPVVVLNKIDLCDNVEKRVQEVESIAPGLAVLAVSATGNQGLDELHEYVAVGKTAAFLGSSGVGKSTLINKLIGSDRLEVRPVREHDSRGRHTTTSRDMLILPSGGVVIDTPGLREIQMWSDEGGLEQTFDDIESLAARCRFRDCRHEQEPGCAVQAALQDATLDAGRYQSYLKLKRELKHLAMRQNPAEARRAQRQRGKMIRQHFKEVKKQR, from the coding sequence ATGAACTTACGTGATCTGGGATGGGATAGATCCCTGGAGAAACAGTTTGAGTCATTTCAGAAGAAAGGCCTGACGCCGGCCCGCGTAGCGCGCGAGCGAAGGCGAGACTACGTCGTTTTTTCAAGCCAGGGTGAGCTGGTGGCAAAGGTCTCGGGAAAGTTCCGGCACGCCGCGCGCAGCCGCGCCGAACTGCCGACGGTCGGTGACTGGGTCGGATTGGTCGTGCGTCCCGATGAACAGAGAGGCACGATCCACGTGCTCCTGCCAAGGAAGAGCAGTTTCTCCCGCAAGGCCGTGCTCTCCGGCGGAATGCCGGACACGGGCGGCAGGACTGAACAGCAGGTACTTGCAGCCAACGTGGACGTGGTGTTTCTGGTCGGCGGCCTGGACGGAGATTTCAACCTCCGCCGGATAGAACGGTACGTGGCGGTGGCATGGGATAGCGGAGCGATTCCGGTGGTTGTCCTGAACAAGATCGACTTGTGCGATAACGTCGAGAAGCGCGTACAGGAGGTCGAATCGATCGCGCCGGGACTTGCCGTTCTCGCGGTGAGCGCCACGGGAAATCAGGGGCTTGACGAGTTGCATGAATACGTTGCAGTGGGCAAGACGGCGGCGTTTCTTGGCTCCTCCGGCGTCGGCAAGTCGACTCTGATCAACAAGCTGATCGGCAGCGACCGACTCGAGGTTCGCCCGGTGCGCGAGCACGACAGCCGGGGCAGACACACCACTACCAGCCGGGATATGCTTATCCTGCCATCCGGGGGTGTGGTGATTGACACTCCCGGCCTGCGCGAAATACAGATGTGGAGTGACGAAGGGGGTCTGGAGCAGACGTTTGACGACATCGAAAGCCTTGCCGCACGCTGCCGGTTCCGTGACTGCCGGCATGAACAGGAACCCGGCTGTGCCGTGCAAGCGGCCCTGCAGGATGCAACCCTGGACGCCGGGCGGTACCAGAGCTACCTGAAGCTCAAGCGGGAGCTTAAACACCTCGCCATGCGACAGAATCCAGCGGAAGCGCGCCGCGCGCAGAGACAGAGGGGCAAGATGATCAGGCAACACTTCAAGGAGGTAAAGAAGCAGCGGTAG
- a CDS encoding M14 family metallopeptidase, translating into MRTTWSILLAVFLAGTSLAPRIAAEKVKLTFDHFYDGPAVTEALERLHGAYPHLTELRSIGKSEENRDIWLFTINNPKTGADTEKPGIYVDGTIHGNEIQATEVCLYLAWYLLDSYDSIPVVTELVDTRAFYIVPVVNVDSRWRFFTDAAGFDHGRSPRIPYDDDHDGLADEDGYEDLDGDGEILEMRVRDPFGEFKSHPDDPRVMVRVKPGETGEWRWLGSEGIDNDGDGRLNEDPSGYLDINRNYGFKWQPPYVQGGAGDFPMSAKVTKAIADLVVSKPNICFNFAFHNSGGLIVRGPGSKLAGSYPPSDVNVYDFLGKEGEKIIPGYHYIVGVTDMYTTHGDFDEWMFSNLGIYGFVGELYMSRQEQYREPGRAARPGTEPEQEYYGGVPGEERQKFNDFVNQGVMFRDWKKFEHPQFGQIEIGGWRTFTTRIPPAFMLPEMVHRNASLVIFAAGHAPDIKLELIEAEELGDGLHRVRVRASNANAIPTLSAKALRHDLVREDFLRIEGKGIQVVSSGIIEDIHLDRVQPVRYRPGTIFTSIPSFGKRDVQWIVKGSGKATITFESVKAQDQSISVDL; encoded by the coding sequence ATGAGAACAACATGGTCAATTCTGCTGGCTGTTTTCCTGGCGGGTACAAGTCTGGCCCCGCGAATTGCGGCCGAAAAGGTGAAGCTGACGTTCGATCATTTCTACGATGGTCCGGCCGTTACTGAAGCCCTGGAACGCCTGCACGGAGCGTATCCGCATCTGACGGAACTTCGATCAATCGGCAAGAGCGAGGAAAACCGCGACATCTGGCTCTTCACCATAAATAATCCGAAGACGGGTGCGGACACCGAGAAACCCGGGATCTACGTCGACGGGACAATTCACGGCAACGAGATTCAGGCGACCGAGGTGTGCCTGTACCTTGCCTGGTACCTGCTGGATTCATACGACAGCATCCCCGTCGTAACGGAACTGGTCGACACGCGTGCCTTCTATATTGTTCCCGTTGTCAACGTTGACAGCCGGTGGCGCTTTTTTACCGACGCGGCCGGCTTTGACCACGGCAGGAGCCCGCGCATTCCGTACGATGACGACCACGACGGGTTGGCCGACGAGGATGGCTACGAAGACCTTGATGGCGATGGTGAAATCCTCGAGATGAGGGTCCGGGACCCGTTCGGGGAGTTCAAGAGCCATCCTGACGATCCACGTGTCATGGTCAGGGTCAAGCCGGGCGAAACGGGAGAGTGGAGGTGGCTCGGCAGCGAGGGGATCGACAACGACGGGGACGGACGGTTGAACGAGGACCCGTCCGGGTACCTGGATATTAATCGCAACTACGGATTCAAGTGGCAACCGCCCTACGTGCAGGGCGGGGCGGGTGACTTCCCGATGTCGGCAAAGGTGACGAAGGCAATAGCAGACCTGGTTGTCTCGAAACCCAACATCTGCTTCAATTTCGCGTTTCACAACTCCGGCGGCTTGATCGTACGGGGCCCCGGCTCAAAGCTGGCCGGGTCCTATCCTCCGTCGGACGTCAATGTCTATGACTTTCTCGGCAAGGAAGGCGAGAAGATCATTCCCGGTTATCACTACATCGTCGGTGTGACGGACATGTACACGACGCACGGTGATTTCGACGAGTGGATGTTCTCGAATCTCGGTATATACGGTTTTGTGGGTGAACTGTACATGAGTCGCCAGGAGCAGTACCGGGAGCCCGGTCGGGCCGCCCGCCCCGGAACAGAACCGGAGCAGGAATACTACGGCGGCGTGCCCGGCGAGGAAAGGCAGAAATTCAACGATTTTGTGAATCAGGGCGTGATGTTCCGTGACTGGAAGAAGTTCGAGCACCCGCAATTCGGTCAGATCGAAATCGGCGGCTGGCGAACCTTCACCACCAGGATACCGCCGGCCTTCATGCTGCCGGAAATGGTTCACCGCAACGCCTCGCTGGTCATTTTCGCGGCCGGGCATGCACCCGATATCAAACTTGAATTAATCGAGGCTGAGGAGCTTGGAGACGGTCTTCACCGTGTCCGCGTGCGCGCTTCCAATGCCAATGCCATACCGACGCTATCCGCCAAGGCCCTGCGGCATGACCTTGTGCGAGAGGATTTTCTCAGGATTGAAGGCAAAGGCATTCAGGTAGTTTCCAGCGGCATAATTGAGGACATTCATCTGGACCGGGTTCAGCCGGTTCGATACCGGCCGGGGACGATCTTCACCAGCATTCCGTCTTTCGGCAAGAGGGACGTACAGTGGATCGTGAAAGGAAGCGGTAAGGCGACGATTACGTTCGAATCGGTCAAGGCTCAGGATCAGTCCATTTCCGTGGACCTGTGA
- a CDS encoding M14 family zinc carboxypeptidase codes for MVNLAASLVLAVALAGFSASTASAGQTAFSYHSPQELNTRLEELARQDKTSARINNLGTTPGGIDIRMLQLGPEDGELPAVLVVANMEGNCPIASEAAFRLATLLLGDWKEELASHRWYIVPVGNPDGYANFFTKPLHESFVNARPFNDDNDDAVDEDGPEDLNGDGYITVMRQAHPEGVWMAVESNPILMKKAEAAKGERGEYRLFVEGIDNDGDGVINEDAPGGANPGHNFPHNFTHYTKTDGPWSASEAESRALMSFAFDHPEIAMVLVLGHTNTLRTVPESSRKAEAAQDSYKIPEHMARHMGVEPESEFTMEELLAMAREAFGIEDVTEDMVLQFLGAGAAVNPDRNDLPYWNEISTRYKDFIKEAGLDAERLASQGFPSGSLDEWAYYQYGVPCFSMDFWTLPEAKKEEGVEDTALTPEKVEKMSNEEFLELGEEKISAFLKASGAPAHFSPDMVINALQGGMLTTKKIAEFMREAKKKEESGGLDETEQALYDYNPDAFVAWQPYDHPTLGSVQIGGIKPYAALTPPPDSVEALLEKQLPFVRELAGLLPEVSIEKINVEKESADVWRVEAWVANTGFLPYPVHQGQRCLRPTPVVVTLSGESMTLLEGRSRRVLGLLEGAGGVERVSWVFSAKEGRSITLEARSFSAGDDEKTIVLKGGSQ; via the coding sequence ATGGTCAATCTCGCTGCATCGCTCGTACTCGCGGTTGCCCTGGCCGGTTTCAGCGCGAGTACCGCCAGTGCGGGGCAGACGGCGTTCTCTTATCACTCCCCCCAAGAGCTCAACACGCGGCTCGAGGAACTTGCGCGGCAGGACAAAACATCGGCCCGGATTAATAATCTGGGAACGACACCGGGTGGAATCGACATCCGGATGCTGCAACTGGGGCCGGAGGACGGCGAACTTCCCGCTGTTCTCGTGGTCGCCAACATGGAAGGAAACTGTCCGATTGCCTCGGAGGCCGCCTTTCGACTGGCCACGCTCCTGCTGGGCGACTGGAAGGAAGAACTCGCGTCGCACCGCTGGTACATTGTGCCGGTCGGCAATCCTGACGGGTACGCCAACTTCTTCACAAAGCCGTTGCACGAGAGCTTCGTCAACGCCCGGCCTTTCAATGACGACAACGACGACGCCGTGGATGAGGACGGGCCGGAGGATCTCAACGGGGACGGCTACATTACCGTGATGCGCCAGGCGCATCCCGAAGGTGTCTGGATGGCCGTTGAGAGCAATCCCATCCTCATGAAAAAGGCCGAGGCGGCTAAGGGGGAAAGGGGAGAGTATCGCCTCTTTGTGGAAGGAATCGACAATGACGGTGACGGGGTGATAAACGAGGACGCTCCCGGGGGGGCGAATCCCGGGCACAACTTCCCCCACAATTTCACACATTATACGAAGACGGACGGACCCTGGTCGGCCAGCGAGGCAGAGTCGCGCGCCCTGATGTCGTTTGCCTTTGACCACCCGGAAATAGCCATGGTCCTGGTGCTGGGACACACCAACACCCTGAGAACGGTGCCGGAGAGTTCCCGCAAGGCGGAAGCCGCGCAGGACTCGTACAAGATTCCCGAGCATATGGCCCGGCATATGGGGGTCGAGCCGGAGTCTGAGTTCACCATGGAGGAGCTGCTGGCGATGGCTCGTGAGGCGTTCGGGATCGAGGACGTGACAGAGGATATGGTGCTGCAATTCCTCGGTGCCGGGGCCGCCGTTAACCCGGACCGGAACGATCTGCCCTATTGGAACGAGATCAGCACCCGCTATAAGGATTTTATCAAGGAGGCCGGGCTGGATGCGGAGCGTCTGGCTTCGCAGGGTTTCCCGTCGGGGTCGCTGGATGAATGGGCGTACTACCAGTACGGGGTGCCGTGCTTCAGCATGGATTTCTGGACCCTGCCGGAAGCGAAGAAGGAAGAAGGAGTCGAGGACACGGCGTTGACGCCGGAAAAGGTCGAGAAGATGTCGAACGAGGAATTCCTCGAGTTGGGAGAGGAGAAGATCAGCGCCTTTCTCAAGGCAAGCGGCGCCCCGGCCCACTTCTCGCCCGATATGGTGATAAATGCACTGCAGGGAGGCATGCTTACGACCAAGAAAATCGCTGAATTCATGCGCGAAGCAAAGAAGAAGGAGGAGTCGGGCGGTTTGGACGAAACCGAGCAGGCTCTCTATGACTATAACCCCGACGCCTTCGTCGCATGGCAACCGTACGACCATCCCACCCTGGGCAGCGTTCAGATCGGGGGCATAAAGCCGTACGCGGCGCTTACGCCGCCTCCGGACTCGGTCGAGGCGCTGCTGGAAAAGCAGCTTCCCTTCGTTCGAGAGCTGGCTGGCCTTCTACCCGAGGTGTCCATCGAGAAAATCAACGTCGAGAAAGAGAGCGCCGACGTCTGGCGCGTCGAGGCGTGGGTTGCCAATACCGGGTTCCTGCCTTATCCGGTTCATCAGGGCCAGCGGTGCCTGCGACCGACGCCGGTGGTGGTGACTCTGTCCGGCGAGTCGATGACGCTGCTTGAAGGCCGGTCGAGGCGCGTGCTGGGCCTGCTGGAAGGTGCGGGAGGCGTCGAGCGCGTAAGCTGGGTGTTCAGTGCGAAGGAGGGCCGCAGTATCACGCTGGAAGCACGCAGCTTCAGCGCCGGCGATGACGAGAAAACCATCGTTCTGAAGGGAGGTAGTCAGTGA